From a region of the Flavobacterium sediminilitoris genome:
- a CDS encoding pyruvate dehydrogenase complex dihydrolipoamide acetyltransferase: MATVITMPRLSDTMTEGTVATWLKKVGDKINEGDILAEIETDKATMEFESFNAGTLLHIGINEGETAAVDSLLAIIGKEGEDISGILAGDKTSATEENTNVEEKKVETNDAVTIPEGVVVVTMPRLSDTMTEGTVATWLKKVGDKINEGDILAEIETDKATMEFESFNAGTLLYIGVQEGDSAPVDTILAILGPEGTDVSNIVANYKNDSGNNSAEEVKTETKTEEKEAVVSNSNTSVSETNSGGRIFASPLAKKIAKEKGINLSQVKGSGENGRIVKLDVENFTPSSVVTKSVETEVSQATSTVANVKPFVPAGEVFQEEIKNSQMRKVIAKRLAESKFTAPHYYLTIELDMDNAIASRGLINALPETKVSFNDMVVKASAMALKKHPQVNSQWKDDAMIINHHVNIGVAVAVEDGLVVPVLKFTDQMSLSQIGANVKDMAGRAKTKKIQPAEMEGSTFTISNLGMFGIQSFTSIINQPNSVILSVGAIVEKPVVKNGQIVVGNTMTVTLACDHRTVDGATGAQFLQTFKSFMENPVTMLA; this comes from the coding sequence ATGGCAACAGTAATTACAATGCCTCGTTTGAGCGATACAATGACAGAAGGAACTGTAGCAACATGGCTTAAAAAAGTAGGCGATAAAATTAATGAAGGTGATATTTTAGCCGAAATTGAAACGGATAAAGCAACGATGGAATTTGAATCTTTTAATGCTGGAACGTTATTACATATTGGAATAAATGAAGGTGAAACGGCTGCTGTAGATTCATTATTAGCAATTATTGGTAAAGAAGGAGAAGATATCTCAGGAATATTAGCAGGAGATAAAACATCTGCTACTGAAGAGAATACAAATGTTGAAGAAAAGAAAGTAGAAACAAATGACGCTGTTACAATTCCTGAAGGAGTAGTTGTTGTTACAATGCCTCGTTTGAGCGATACAATGACAGAAGGAACTGTAGCAACATGGCTTAAAAAAGTAGGTGATAAAATTAATGAAGGTGATATTTTAGCCGAAATTGAAACGGATAAAGCAACAATGGAGTTCGAATCTTTTAATGCTGGAACTCTACTTTATATTGGAGTTCAAGAAGGAGATTCTGCACCAGTTGATACAATTTTAGCAATATTAGGACCAGAAGGAACTGACGTTTCTAATATAGTTGCTAATTATAAAAATGATTCAGGTAATAATTCTGCTGAGGAAGTAAAAACTGAAACTAAAACAGAAGAAAAAGAGGCTGTAGTTTCTAATTCTAATACTTCAGTTTCTGAAACTAACTCAGGTGGTAGAATTTTTGCTTCTCCTTTAGCTAAAAAAATAGCTAAAGAAAAAGGAATAAATTTAAGTCAGGTTAAAGGATCTGGAGAAAATGGAAGAATTGTAAAGTTAGATGTTGAGAATTTCACACCATCTTCTGTAGTAACTAAATCAGTTGAAACGGAAGTTTCTCAAGCTACTTCAACAGTTGCAAATGTGAAACCATTTGTTCCAGCAGGAGAAGTATTCCAAGAAGAAATTAAAAATTCGCAAATGCGAAAAGTAATTGCAAAACGTTTAGCAGAATCTAAATTTACTGCTCCACATTATTATTTAACAATTGAGTTAGATATGGATAATGCAATTGCTTCAAGAGGATTAATTAATGCTCTTCCAGAAACTAAAGTTTCCTTTAACGATATGGTTGTTAAAGCAAGTGCTATGGCATTAAAAAAACATCCTCAAGTAAATTCACAATGGAAAGACGATGCAATGATTATTAATCACCATGTAAATATTGGTGTTGCTGTAGCAGTAGAAGACGGATTAGTAGTTCCTGTGTTGAAATTTACAGATCAAATGAGCTTATCTCAAATAGGAGCAAATGTTAAAGATATGGCTGGAAGAGCGAAAACTAAGAAAATTCAACCAGCAGAAATGGAAGGAAGTACATTTACTATCTCTAATTTAGGTATGTTCGGAATACAATCTTTCACTTCTATTATTAATCAACCAAATTCAGTTATTTTATCAGTTGGAGCAATTGTTGAAAAACCAGTAGTAAAGAATGGTCAAATAGTTGTAGGAAATACAATGACTGTTACTTTAGCTTGTGATCATAGAACAGTTGATGGAGCAACAGGAGCTCAGTTTTTACAAACTTTCAAATCATTTATGGAAAACCCTGTTACCATGTTAGCATAA
- a CDS encoding cytidine deaminase has product MKQITITTTFSVYESLKELNQEDSALMIQAIKARKNAYSPYSKFNVGATILLDNGEVVHGSNQENAAYPSGLCAERVAIFYAGANYPNAKVLKLFISASPSDRELEEPIPPCGACRQSIAEYEIKQEHDIEIFFMGGSEGKIYKSNSLKNLLPLLFDKKYL; this is encoded by the coding sequence ATGAAGCAAATTACAATTACAACAACGTTCTCTGTTTACGAATCATTAAAAGAACTTAATCAAGAAGATAGTGCTTTGATGATACAAGCAATAAAAGCAAGAAAAAATGCTTATTCTCCTTATTCAAAATTTAATGTAGGTGCTACAATTTTATTAGATAATGGAGAAGTCGTTCATGGTTCAAATCAAGAAAATGCTGCATATCCTTCAGGATTGTGTGCAGAAAGGGTAGCTATTTTTTATGCTGGAGCAAATTATCCAAACGCAAAAGTTTTAAAATTATTTATTTCAGCATCTCCAAGTGATAGAGAACTAGAAGAACCTATTCCTCCTTGTGGAGCATGTAGGCAATCTATTGCAGAATATGAAATTAAGCAAGAACATGATATTGAAATCTTTTTTATGGGTGGAAGTGAAGGCAAAATTTATAAATCAAATTCTTTGAAAAATTTACTCCCTTTACTATTTGATAAAAAATATTTGTAA
- a CDS encoding TIGR01777 family oxidoreductase, with translation MKKIVIVAGTGFLGQVLVNYFNNSFDEIVILTRGKSRMRNNIKYVNWNTVSLTGWENELENTEVLINLAGKSVDCRYTNKNKQEILKSRIDSTKILNEAVLKCKNPPKHWLNSSTATIYRHSEDKQMTENNGEIGNDFSMNVAKAWEKAFFETETPNTLKTALRTSIVLGKSGGAFAPLKRLVQTGFGGKQGNGNQFISWIHEYDFARALDFVVQEKMIGIVNIVAPKPIKNKIFMSRLRKSVKVSIGLPMSISLLKMGAKIIGTESELVLKSRNVVPERLLQKGFQFQFDTIEKTFKNLVS, from the coding sequence ATGAAAAAAATAGTCATAGTAGCAGGAACAGGGTTTTTAGGACAAGTTTTAGTGAATTATTTTAATAATAGTTTTGATGAAATTGTGATTCTAACAAGAGGAAAATCAAGAATGAGAAATAATATTAAATATGTTAATTGGAACACAGTGTCATTAACAGGTTGGGAAAATGAATTAGAAAATACAGAAGTATTAATCAATTTAGCAGGAAAATCAGTAGACTGTCGTTATACAAATAAGAATAAACAAGAAATATTAAAATCAAGAATTGATAGTACTAAAATATTAAATGAAGCCGTTTTAAAATGTAAAAATCCACCAAAACATTGGTTAAATTCATCTACAGCAACGATATATAGACATTCTGAAGATAAGCAAATGACAGAAAACAATGGAGAAATAGGAAATGATTTTTCTATGAATGTAGCTAAAGCTTGGGAAAAAGCTTTTTTTGAAACAGAAACACCAAATACATTAAAAACAGCCTTAAGAACCTCAATAGTATTGGGAAAAAGTGGAGGTGCTTTTGCTCCATTAAAAAGATTAGTACAAACAGGTTTTGGAGGAAAACAAGGTAATGGTAATCAATTTATAAGTTGGATTCATGAATATGATTTTGCAAGAGCTCTCGATTTTGTAGTTCAAGAAAAAATGATTGGAATTGTAAATATTGTAGCACCAAAACCAATTAAAAATAAAATATTTATGAGCCGATTAAGAAAATCAGTTAAAGTATCAATTGGTTTGCCAATGTCAATATCACTTTTAAAAATGGGAGCTAAAATTATTGGTACAGAATCTGAATTAGTTTTGAAAAGTAGAAACGTAGTTCCAGAACGGTTGCTTCAAAAAGGATTTCAATTTCAATTTGATACTATTGAGAAAACATTTAAGAATTTAGTGTCATAA
- a CDS encoding SRPBCC family protein: MTVIHITTEIKAPIFTVFNNSRNIDLHQKSASQTQEKAIAGVTLGLIEKGETVTWKGKHFGIYIQHQSIISEMEFPTYFIDEQLKGHFKSFKHQHLFEQREGTTIMQDILQYETPFGIFGKLFDYFLLKKHLTKFLLYRNQVLKNTSENEKFN, from the coding sequence ATGACAGTTATACACATTACTACTGAAATAAAAGCTCCAATATTTACGGTATTCAATAATTCTAGAAATATTGATTTGCATCAAAAATCAGCTAGTCAAACGCAAGAAAAAGCAATTGCAGGAGTTACATTAGGATTAATAGAAAAAGGAGAAACAGTAACTTGGAAAGGAAAACATTTTGGGATTTATATTCAACATCAAAGTATCATATCTGAAATGGAATTTCCTACTTATTTTATAGACGAACAATTAAAAGGGCATTTCAAATCATTTAAGCATCAACATTTATTTGAACAAAGAGAAGGTACTACAATAATGCAAGATATTTTGCAATATGAAACCCCATTTGGAATATTTGGAAAATTATTTGATTACTTTCTGTTAAAAAAACACCTTACTAAATTTCTTCTATATAGGAATCAAGTTTTAAAAAATACTTCAGAAAATGAAAAGTTTAATTGA
- a CDS encoding AidA/PixA family protein: MMMSTITQQSIFKILIVIDTVEIQKRYTNPNINYDEPIKIDESTWFAIYPKKTNHKLPDSLHSVFFQAKKNHKISISGISIDGNSSDSIMLNEIENFNTKKETSNLFTSVCTSRNIVTSYLNTDNDLAITNTNQNFIWFESTIASFGKNKFKIIFSVYNLDNNGNQQNLYGYFWFPLEINIRKKSIFN, encoded by the coding sequence ATGATGATGTCTACAATAACTCAACAGTCTATTTTTAAAATTTTGATTGTAATTGATACCGTTGAAATTCAAAAAAGATATACAAATCCAAATATTAACTATGATGAACCTATTAAAATAGATGAATCGACTTGGTTTGCTATCTATCCAAAAAAAACGAATCATAAATTACCTGATTCTCTACATTCTGTTTTTTTTCAGGCAAAAAAAAATCATAAAATTTCTATTTCAGGGATTTCTATTGATGGAAATTCGTCTGATAGTATTATGCTAAATGAAATTGAAAACTTTAATACAAAAAAAGAAACTTCTAATTTGTTTACATCAGTTTGTACTTCTAGAAATATTGTTACAAGTTATTTAAATACTGATAATGATCTAGCTATAACTAATACTAATCAAAATTTTATCTGGTTTGAATCTACTATTGCTTCTTTCGGGAAAAATAAATTTAAAATTATATTTTCAGTTTACAATTTAGATAATAATGGTAATCAACAAAATTTATATGGCTATTTCTGGTTTCCTTTAGAAATAAACATTCGCAAAAAATCAATATTCAATTAA
- a CDS encoding YqjF family protein — protein MSFLTAQWKNLALINYEIDASILEKYLPKGTEIDFYNGKCYVSLVGFLFQETKLLGFKIPFHVNFEEVNLRFYVKRFENNEWKRGVVFIKEIVPKYALTLVANTIYKEHYQTLPMNHNIILSEGKMDIGYQWKLDNKWNSIDVTVKSKLLPIEENTEAEFICEHYFGYTKFNNNTTFEYEVKHPRWKQYEVIRTKINVDFENVYGKEFAHLKEMKPNSIILAEGSEISVENKRKIR, from the coding sequence ATGAGCTTTTTAACTGCACAATGGAAAAATTTAGCTTTAATTAATTATGAAATTGACGCTTCAATTTTGGAAAAATACCTTCCAAAAGGGACTGAAATAGATTTTTATAACGGAAAATGCTATGTAAGTTTAGTTGGCTTTCTCTTTCAAGAGACCAAATTGTTGGGATTTAAAATTCCATTCCATGTTAATTTTGAAGAAGTTAATCTTCGGTTTTATGTAAAACGTTTTGAAAATAACGAATGGAAGAGAGGTGTGGTATTTATTAAAGAAATTGTTCCAAAATATGCCTTAACTCTTGTTGCTAATACAATTTATAAAGAGCACTATCAAACACTTCCAATGAATCATAACATCATATTATCTGAAGGAAAAATGGATATTGGATATCAATGGAAGTTAGATAACAAATGGAATTCAATTGATGTAACAGTTAAAAGCAAATTACTTCCTATTGAGGAGAATACAGAGGCAGAGTTTATTTGCGAACATTATTTTGGTTATACTAAATTTAATAACAATACAACATTTGAATATGAAGTAAAACATCCTAGATGGAAGCAATATGAAGTAATTAGAACAAAAATTAATGTTGATTTTGAAAATGTATATGGAAAGGAATTTGCCCATTTAAAAGAAATGAAACCAAATTCAATAATTCTAGCAGAAGGTTCTGAAATAAGTGTTGAAAATAAAAGGAAAATAAGATGA
- a CDS encoding DUF393 domain-containing protein, producing the protein MKTLNNHTLLYDEDCPLCNIYTSGFIKVKMLDENGRKSYASIIKEEQNYIDFNRAKNEIALVDTQNKKVFYGIDSLLKVIGTSFPWIEKIGNWKPINYGLKKVYKFISYNRKVIAPSVIKNKNTTECVPDFNVKYRMFYILFANFFTAIILFQYAKMITLLPKANFGREILLAIGQIGFQYLFIQKLDKQKQLNYIGNLVTVSVMGSLVLLPILLLNQFVIINEYLILGWFGLTVSIMILEHFRRIKLLELPKYLTMTWVLYRIIALLIILNS; encoded by the coding sequence ATGAAAACGCTAAACAACCATACACTTCTTTATGATGAAGATTGTCCATTATGCAATATTTATACTTCTGGATTTATTAAAGTAAAAATGTTAGATGAAAATGGACGTAAATCATATGCTTCTATAATTAAGGAAGAACAAAATTATATCGATTTTAATAGAGCAAAAAATGAAATAGCTTTAGTTGATACCCAAAATAAAAAAGTTTTTTATGGGATTGATAGTTTACTAAAAGTAATTGGAACTTCATTTCCTTGGATAGAAAAAATAGGAAATTGGAAACCAATAAATTATGGACTAAAAAAAGTATATAAATTTATTTCTTATAACAGAAAAGTAATTGCACCAAGTGTAATTAAAAATAAAAATACAACGGAATGTGTTCCTGATTTTAATGTAAAATATAGAATGTTTTATATTCTATTTGCAAACTTTTTTACTGCAATTATATTGTTTCAATATGCAAAAATGATTACACTTTTACCTAAAGCTAATTTTGGAAGAGAAATACTTTTAGCTATTGGACAAATTGGATTTCAATATTTGTTTATTCAAAAATTAGATAAACAAAAACAACTTAATTATATAGGGAACTTAGTTACAGTTTCAGTAATGGGAAGTTTAGTCTTATTGCCAATTTTATTATTAAACCAATTTGTAATTATAAATGAATATCTAATTTTAGGTTGGTTTGGATTAACTGTAAGTATAATGATATTAGAACATTTCAGAAGAATTAAACTTTTAGAATTACCAAAGTATTTAACAATGACTTGGGTTTTATATCGAATAATAGCATTATTAATCATTTTAAATAGTTGA
- a CDS encoding GbsR/MarR family transcriptional regulator — translation MQFKEAKNKFVQTWGALGSQWGINKTMAQIHALLMVSNEPVSMEDIMEELQISRGNASMNIRALMDWGIVYKEYKAGERREFFIAEKDLDELAVKISRERSKREIKPTLKVLKEVSSIEAYKTEEEKHFIEQTGKLYEFVLKADNVLDKITEYKDNWLAKLVVKIMKK, via the coding sequence ATGCAATTTAAAGAGGCTAAAAATAAATTCGTTCAAACATGGGGAGCACTTGGCTCTCAATGGGGAATTAATAAAACTATGGCTCAAATTCATGCTTTGTTAATGGTTAGTAATGAGCCAGTTTCAATGGAAGATATTATGGAAGAATTGCAAATTTCAAGAGGGAATGCAAGTATGAACATTCGCGCTTTGATGGATTGGGGAATTGTTTATAAAGAATATAAAGCAGGTGAACGTAGAGAATTTTTTATAGCTGAAAAAGATTTAGACGAATTAGCTGTAAAAATTTCAAGAGAAAGAAGTAAAAGAGAAATAAAACCAACATTAAAAGTATTAAAAGAAGTTTCATCTATTGAAGCCTATAAAACGGAAGAAGAAAAACACTTTATAGAACAGACGGGCAAATTATATGAATTTGTTTTAAAAGCAGATAACGTTTTAGATAAAATTACCGAGTATAAAGACAATTGGTTAGCCAAACTAGTTGTAAAAATAATGAAGAAATAA
- the porV gene encoding type IX secretion system outer membrane channel protein PorV, with the protein MRKIAFLLLIALTSHYTIAQERVITTGVPFLLIAADARSAGMGDMGVATSADAYSQQHNPAKYAFSLEKQGFSLSYTPYLTSIANDISLGQVTYYNRINERSAFAGSLRYFGLGDIQLTNAQGDLLNTVSPNEFALDGSYSLKLSERFSMAVAGRFIRSNLKIATDNNDASAASTFAVDVAGYYQSEELAFDDFNGRWRAGFNFQNLGPKINYDNDNLDENSNFLPSNLRLGAGFDFIFDEYNKIGVSAEVTKLLVPTPPSRITEVNEDLNNDGTIDDADVQVANSNAILDYKKTGWVSGLFKSFGDAPDGFSEELKEFTYALGAEYWYQDSFSLRTGYFHESETKGARKYFTLGAGFKYNVMKIDVSYLFSASKVRNPLENTLRFSLTFNFGDKYDEL; encoded by the coding sequence ATGAGAAAAATTGCATTTTTACTACTAATAGCTTTAACGAGTCACTATACTATAGCCCAAGAAAGGGTTATTACTACTGGAGTTCCATTTTTATTAATTGCAGCAGATGCAAGATCAGCAGGAATGGGAGATATGGGTGTGGCTACGTCAGCAGATGCGTATTCGCAACAACATAATCCAGCAAAATATGCCTTTTCTTTAGAAAAACAAGGATTTTCATTGAGTTATACACCATATTTGACAAGTATCGCAAATGACATTTCATTAGGTCAAGTTACATATTATAATAGAATTAACGAAAGAAGTGCTTTTGCAGGTTCTTTACGTTATTTTGGATTAGGAGATATTCAATTAACAAATGCGCAAGGTGATTTATTGAATACGGTAAGTCCAAATGAATTTGCGTTAGATGGTTCTTATTCGCTTAAACTAAGTGAACGTTTTTCAATGGCAGTTGCAGGAAGATTTATAAGATCAAACCTTAAAATTGCTACAGATAATAATGATGCTTCTGCTGCTTCTACATTTGCAGTTGATGTTGCAGGGTATTATCAATCTGAAGAATTAGCATTTGATGATTTTAATGGTAGATGGAGAGCGGGATTCAATTTTCAAAATTTAGGACCAAAAATCAATTATGATAATGATAATTTAGATGAAAATTCAAACTTTTTACCTTCTAATTTACGTTTAGGCGCTGGTTTCGATTTTATTTTTGATGAATATAATAAAATTGGAGTTTCTGCGGAAGTAACAAAATTATTAGTGCCAACTCCTCCTTCTAGAATTACTGAGGTAAATGAAGATTTAAATAATGATGGTACTATTGATGACGCAGATGTTCAAGTAGCAAATAGTAATGCGATATTAGATTATAAAAAAACAGGCTGGGTAAGTGGTCTTTTTAAATCCTTTGGAGATGCACCAGATGGTTTTTCAGAAGAATTAAAAGAATTTACTTATGCATTAGGTGCTGAATATTGGTATCAAGATTCCTTTTCATTAAGAACAGGATATTTTCATGAAAGTGAAACAAAAGGAGCAAGAAAATATTTTACTCTAGGAGCTGGTTTTAAATATAACGTTATGAAAATTGATGTTTCTTATTTATTCTCAGCATCAAAAGTTAGAAACCCATTAGAAAACACATTACGTTTTTCTCTAACATTCAATTTTGGAGATAAATATGATGAATTATAG
- the pdhA gene encoding pyruvate dehydrogenase (acetyl-transferring) E1 component subunit alpha yields the protein MKPITKEVYLKWYEDMQLWRKFEDKLAALYIQQKVRGFLHLYNGQEAVLAGALHAMDLSKDKMITAYRNHVQPIGMGVDPRRVMAELLGKATGTSQGLGGSMHIFSKEHGFYGGHGIVGGQIPLGAGLAFADKYFETGGVTMTYFGDGAARQGSLHETFNMAMNWKLPVVFIVENNGYAMGTSVERTANHTDIWKLGLGYEMPCGPVDGMNPIKVAEAMHEAIERARRGDGPTFLEMKTYRYRGHSMSDAQHYRTKEEVEEYKKIDPITQVLDIIKENGYASDSEIEAIDQRVRDLVEECENFAEESPYPDLSVMYDVVYDQENYPFLSHKL from the coding sequence ATGAAGCCAATAACAAAAGAAGTTTACCTTAAGTGGTATGAAGACATGCAGTTATGGAGAAAGTTTGAAGATAAACTTGCTGCACTTTACATTCAACAAAAAGTAAGAGGATTTCTACATTTATATAATGGTCAGGAAGCAGTTTTAGCTGGTGCTTTGCACGCAATGGATTTGTCTAAGGATAAAATGATTACAGCTTATCGTAATCACGTTCAACCTATAGGAATGGGTGTAGATCCAAGAAGAGTTATGGCTGAACTTTTAGGAAAAGCAACAGGTACTTCTCAAGGATTAGGAGGATCAATGCATATTTTTTCAAAAGAACATGGTTTTTATGGTGGACATGGAATTGTAGGAGGTCAAATTCCTTTAGGAGCAGGTTTAGCATTTGCAGATAAGTATTTTGAAACCGGAGGAGTTACAATGACTTATTTTGGAGATGGTGCAGCTCGTCAAGGTTCATTGCATGAGACTTTTAATATGGCAATGAATTGGAAACTTCCTGTGGTTTTTATAGTAGAGAATAATGGATATGCTATGGGGACTTCTGTTGAAAGAACTGCAAATCATACCGATATTTGGAAATTAGGTTTGGGTTATGAAATGCCTTGTGGGCCAGTTGATGGAATGAATCCAATAAAAGTTGCTGAAGCAATGCATGAAGCAATCGAAAGAGCGCGTCGTGGAGATGGGCCAACATTCCTTGAAATGAAAACATATAGATATAGAGGACACTCAATGTCTGATGCACAACATTATAGAACAAAAGAAGAAGTTGAAGAATACAAAAAAATAGATCCAATTACACAAGTTTTGGATATTATTAAAGAAAATGGATATGCTTCAGATTCAGAAATAGAAGCAATCGATCAAAGAGTAAGGGATTTAGTAGAAGAATGTGAAAATTTTGCAGAAGAATCTCCATACCCAGATTTAAGTGTGATGTATGACGTAGTCTACGATCAAGAAAATTATCCATTTTTATCTCATAAATTATAA